The Pseudanabaena yagii GIHE-NHR1 genome segment ATCCTCAAGGGGTAAATAAATGCGTCCTCTCTGAGCATCTTCACCAATATCTCGCAAAATATTAGTTAACTGCATGGCAATACCTAAAGCGATCGCCGCCTCAGTCGCCGTCGCAATTACCGAGGGATCTTTGGTCTCAAAGCCCATGATTGCAGCAGACATCAAGCCCACTGTACCTGCGACACGATAGCAGTACAAATGCAGATCGTCGAAGGTTTGGTAGCGATCATATTTCAGATCCATCCGCATTCCAGAGATCATGTCTTTGAAGGGCTGGATGGGCATGGGGTACTGCTTGACAGTGTCCGCTAAAGCGATATCCGATGCATGGATCGGATCACCACGAAATGTCGCCTCCAACTGTTTCTCCCAGTTAAAGAGCGTTTCCGCATCGGTGGTTTCTGCTTGCATACCATCTACAAGCTCGTCGGTACGGCGACACCAAGCATATATAGCCCAAACTGCTCGCCG includes the following:
- a CDS encoding phytoene synthase, producing the protein MGMRQPVSLEEAYEICRCITAKYAKTFYLGTMLMSEAKRRAVWAIYAWCRRTDELVDGMQAETTDAETLFNWEKQLEATFRGDPIHASDIALADTVKQYPMPIQPFKDMISGMRMDLKYDRYQTFDDLHLYCYRVAGTVGLMSAAIMGFETKDPSVIATATEAAIALGIAMQLTNILRDIGEDAQRGRIYLPLEDLHYFDYTEKDLLNGVVDDRWVELMRFQIQRAREFYQHAEDGISALCRDARWPVWSSLILYRNILKAIEKNHYEVFKQRAFVPNSGKVLALPWAWLKAQTS